Proteins found in one Methylobacter sp. S3L5C genomic segment:
- a CDS encoding adenosylmethionine--8-amino-7-oxononanoate transaminase, with product MNNQTMVQRDLKVLWHPCSQMKDHESIPLIPIKSGQGVWLEDFEGKRYLDAISSWWVNIFGHANPVINQAVKQQLDTLEHVILGGFTHEAAVTLAEKLVEITPPGLDKCFYADNGSSAVEVALKMSFHYWRNLGKTQKTQFITLENSYHGETLGALAVGNVALYKETYAPLLMDVITVPGPDCYHRETGETWQDYSIRRFADMERALAKHADSVCAVIVEPLVQCAGSMRMYHPVYLTMLREACDRYGVHLIADEIAVGFGRTGTLFACEQAAISPDFICLSKGLTGGYLPLSAVLTSDTVYRAFYDDYQNLTAFLHSHSYTGNALGCRAALATIGLFQQHDVLGNNRRLAAVMAKAVERFQDHPNVAEVRQTGMIVAIELVKNKQTREAYPWQQRRGLRVYQYALRCGVLLRPLGNVIYFMPPYVITEQEIALMIEVAWQGIQYAVRD from the coding sequence ATGAATAATCAAACGATGGTGCAACGCGATTTGAAGGTGCTCTGGCATCCTTGCAGCCAGATGAAGGATCACGAATCAATACCGTTGATCCCGATCAAATCCGGCCAGGGCGTCTGGTTGGAAGATTTCGAGGGAAAGCGTTATCTGGATGCGATCAGTTCTTGGTGGGTGAATATTTTCGGGCATGCCAATCCGGTCATCAACCAGGCCGTCAAGCAACAGCTCGATACTCTGGAACACGTTATTCTCGGCGGGTTCACGCATGAAGCAGCGGTTACATTAGCCGAAAAACTGGTTGAAATCACGCCGCCTGGACTGGATAAATGTTTCTATGCCGATAACGGTTCGTCAGCCGTCGAAGTTGCGCTGAAGATGAGCTTTCATTACTGGCGCAATCTCGGTAAAACGCAAAAAACCCAATTCATTACGCTGGAAAATAGTTACCACGGCGAAACACTAGGCGCACTGGCGGTCGGCAATGTTGCGTTGTACAAGGAAACCTATGCGCCGCTGCTGATGGATGTCATCACGGTACCCGGGCCTGATTGCTATCATCGTGAAACTGGAGAAACTTGGCAAGATTATTCAATCCGCCGTTTCGCCGATATGGAGCGGGCTTTAGCGAAACACGCCGATTCGGTGTGTGCGGTGATCGTCGAGCCACTGGTACAATGCGCCGGCAGCATGCGCATGTATCACCCTGTGTATCTGACAATGCTGCGCGAGGCTTGCGACCGATACGGCGTGCATCTGATCGCCGACGAGATAGCGGTTGGTTTTGGCCGCACCGGCACCTTGTTCGCCTGCGAACAGGCGGCCATCAGCCCGGATTTCATCTGTCTGTCCAAAGGGCTGACCGGCGGCTATCTGCCCTTGTCGGCGGTGTTGACCAGCGATACGGTTTATCGGGCGTTTTACGACGATTACCAAAACCTCACCGCGTTTTTGCACTCGCACAGCTACACCGGAAATGCACTGGGTTGCCGGGCGGCATTGGCAACTATAGGACTGTTTCAGCAGCATGATGTACTCGGCAACAATCGCCGGTTGGCGGCTGTCATGGCCAAAGCAGTCGAACGTTTCCAGGATCATCCCAACGTCGCCGAAGTCCGGCAAACCGGCATGATAGTCGCCATTGAGCTGGTCAAAAACAAACAAACCCGTGAAGCTTACCCGTGGCAGCAACGTCGTGGCTTGAGAGTCTATCAGTATGCGCTTAGGTGTGGCGTGTTGTTGCGGCCACTGGGCAATGTCATTTATTTCATGCCGCCCTATGTGATCACGGAACAGGAGATCGCACTGATGATCGAAGTCGCCTGGCAGGGTATTCAATACGCGGTGCGCGACTGA
- a CDS encoding formylmethanofuran dehydrogenase subunit A, producing the protein MLSKLIGGILYDPAQKVNGEHHDIFIRDGFIVCDPGPDAKFDEVYDIAGKVVMAGAIDIHSHIAGGNVNTARLLLPEQHRNHMARRLNHPFSTAKWSTTHTGYRYARMGYTTVVEPAMLPVNALDVHLQMADIPILDTAALAILGNDDLLLRLMRGRASQSQINDYVAWTLHTTCALGLKVINAGGANAFKSNARQFGLDDIVPDYGVSSRQILQTLQRATCELGVPHPVHVHCNNLGIPGNVDTALATMEAAQGLPMHLAHVQFYAYGNEGARGFSSAAAQLLDGFRRHPNITMDVGQVLFGQTVTISGDVIAQYSRHGDASPNKWVMWDAECEGSGGVVPYGYRQTSFVNSLQWAIGLEMFLLAEDPGRVFFTTDHPNGAPFTCYPQLFRLLMDYQYRLACLERIHPDVVAMTLLKDLKKEFSLYEIAVMTRTAAANLLGLYDRGHLAPGAIADIAVYTRQDNKEAMFDRAALVFKNGRLVVRDGEVVERIRGTAQMIYPSYDPGIKRTIKNHFDRFYSLSLENFTIKDVDFVQRDQERFVVHDCRS; encoded by the coding sequence ATGCTGAGCAAACTGATTGGGGGAATACTTTATGATCCAGCGCAAAAGGTTAATGGAGAGCATCACGATATTTTTATCCGGGATGGCTTTATCGTCTGCGATCCTGGGCCAGATGCCAAGTTTGATGAAGTTTATGATATTGCTGGCAAAGTCGTGATGGCTGGCGCCATTGATATCCATAGTCATATCGCCGGCGGTAACGTCAACACCGCCCGCCTGTTGTTGCCGGAACAGCATCGCAATCATATGGCGCGGCGCTTAAATCATCCATTTAGTACAGCCAAGTGGTCGACGACCCATACAGGCTACCGTTACGCACGGATGGGCTATACCACTGTAGTCGAACCGGCCATGCTGCCGGTCAATGCGTTGGATGTGCATCTGCAAATGGCGGACATTCCGATTCTGGATACTGCCGCGCTAGCGATACTCGGTAACGATGACTTGTTGCTGAGACTAATGCGCGGCCGGGCCAGTCAGTCGCAAATTAATGATTACGTAGCTTGGACACTGCATACCACCTGCGCTCTGGGTCTAAAAGTCATCAATGCCGGTGGTGCTAATGCTTTTAAAAGCAATGCCCGCCAGTTTGGCCTGGATGATATCGTCCCGGATTACGGCGTTAGCTCAAGACAAATACTGCAAACCCTGCAACGCGCTACCTGTGAATTGGGAGTCCCGCATCCTGTGCATGTGCATTGCAATAATTTGGGCATACCAGGCAATGTCGATACTGCTCTGGCGACTATGGAAGCAGCGCAAGGCTTACCGATGCATTTGGCCCATGTCCAGTTTTATGCTTATGGCAATGAAGGCGCGCGCGGTTTTTCGTCAGCGGCAGCTCAGCTGTTGGATGGTTTTCGCCGCCATCCCAATATCACCATGGATGTCGGACAGGTATTGTTCGGCCAGACCGTGACCATCTCCGGCGACGTGATAGCCCAATACAGCCGGCATGGGGACGCCAGCCCCAACAAATGGGTCATGTGGGATGCTGAGTGCGAAGGCTCAGGCGGCGTGGTGCCTTACGGTTATCGGCAAACCAGTTTCGTCAATAGCCTACAATGGGCCATAGGTTTAGAGATGTTTCTGCTGGCAGAAGATCCTGGACGAGTGTTTTTTACCACCGACCACCCCAACGGAGCGCCGTTCACTTGCTACCCGCAACTGTTCAGATTGTTGATGGATTACCAGTATCGCTTGGCTTGCCTGGAAAGAATACATCCGGATGTGGTTGCCATGACATTACTGAAAGACCTTAAAAAAGAGTTCTCCCTCTACGAAATTGCCGTGATGACACGCACGGCCGCAGCCAACTTGCTAGGGTTATACGATCGAGGTCATCTAGCACCCGGTGCAATTGCGGATATCGCTGTCTATACCCGTCAAGATAACAAGGAAGCCATGTTCGATCGGGCGGCGCTAGTATTTAAGAATGGCCGCCTCGTGGTGCGTGACGGTGAAGTGGTAGAGCGTATTCGTGGGACTGCTCAGATGATTTATCCAAGCTATGATCCAGGCATCAAACGCACGATTAAAAACCATTTCGACCGATTTTATAGTCTATCCCTAGAAAATTTTACAATTAAAGATGTTGATTTCGTCCAACGAGACCAAGAACGCTTCGTTGTACATGATTGTCGCAGTTAA
- a CDS encoding MarC family protein — protein sequence MSHLLNWTELLKDIVGMFAILNPLGAIPIYLTMTAHKSIVEMRHIAAKASIAVGVILIISIWAGNLLLQFFGIGMPAFRIASGLLVMLIAISMFQAKISQAIHTHAEALEAEDKEGIAVVPLAIPLLAGPGAISLVIVNAEQMSHWTDKAMISLVSVFLAGVVWIILSLAVPLGKRLGTAGINIATRIMGLLLAAMAVQFIANGLIALFPAWTHV from the coding sequence ATGTCGCATTTACTTAATTGGACTGAACTACTTAAAGATATTGTCGGTATGTTTGCGATTCTTAATCCCTTAGGTGCAATCCCGATTTACCTGACTATGACCGCCCATAAATCAATAGTCGAAATGCGCCATATAGCCGCTAAGGCGTCAATTGCTGTTGGCGTTATATTAATTATTTCGATCTGGGCCGGTAATTTACTATTACAGTTTTTCGGTATCGGTATGCCCGCCTTCCGCATTGCCAGCGGTCTTTTAGTGATGCTCATCGCGATTTCAATGTTTCAAGCCAAAATAAGCCAGGCAATACATACCCATGCAGAAGCGCTAGAAGCGGAAGATAAAGAAGGTATAGCCGTGGTGCCTCTGGCGATTCCTTTGCTGGCAGGGCCCGGTGCAATCAGTCTGGTCATCGTCAATGCAGAGCAGATGTCCCATTGGACTGATAAAGCAATGATTAGCTTAGTGTCTGTATTTTTAGCCGGCGTTGTGTGGATAATTTTAAGCTTGGCAGTGCCTTTAGGAAAGCGATTAGGTACGGCCGGCATTAACATAGCAACCCGGATTATGGGACTCCTGCTGGCAGCCATGGCGGTTCAGTTTATTGCCAACGGTTTGATTGCGTTGTTTCCAGCATGGACGCATGTGTGA
- a CDS encoding NrdJb: protein MAYAINKKIISYKVISNEDKINAEQAKAEAQLQDRESMHENVARPEILFGSTYKIKTPQSEHAMYITINDMILNMDTEYEERRPYEVFINSKNMEHFQWVLALTRVISAVFRKGGDSCFLVEELKSVFDPKGGYFKKGGVFMPSLVAEIGCTIEQHLKKIGMLQTHDMDNHQKKFLAAKRKEFEAIHNDTSTLDESGSFPAKALLCGKCQTKALVLMDGCMTCLNCGDSKCG, encoded by the coding sequence ATGGCATACGCAATCAACAAAAAAATTATTAGCTACAAAGTTATCAGTAACGAAGACAAAATTAACGCCGAACAAGCCAAAGCGGAAGCTCAACTACAAGACCGCGAAAGTATGCATGAAAATGTAGCGCGTCCTGAAATCCTGTTTGGCTCAACTTACAAGATCAAAACCCCGCAATCAGAGCATGCGATGTATATCACCATCAATGACATGATTTTGAATATGGATACCGAGTACGAAGAGCGCCGCCCGTATGAGGTATTTATTAACTCCAAAAACATGGAACATTTTCAGTGGGTACTGGCGCTGACCCGGGTTATCTCTGCCGTATTTCGTAAAGGCGGTGATTCCTGCTTTCTGGTTGAAGAACTTAAATCCGTTTTTGATCCCAAAGGCGGATACTTTAAAAAGGGCGGCGTCTTTATGCCGTCATTAGTCGCCGAGATTGGCTGTACCATTGAACAACATCTCAAAAAAATCGGTATGCTCCAAACCCATGATATGGATAATCATCAAAAAAAATTCCTGGCCGCCAAACGCAAGGAATTTGAAGCCATCCATAACGACACGTCAACGCTGGATGAATCCGGCAGCTTTCCTGCCAAAGCCCTGCTCTGCGGAAAATGCCAAACCAAAGCCCTGGTGTTAATGGATGGCTGTATGACCTGTTTGAATTGCGGCGATAGTAAGTGTGGTTGA